AGTCGGTCAGCTCATCGTGATAAGCCAAATATCTGATTTTTTCTTTCACGCGATTCTCTTCGGTAATATCCTTCACAATGATGTGATTCCCCACCACTTCTCCCTCAATCTCAACCGGGACATTGAGTACACTCAGCTCTACGCGATTTCCGTTCGGATGAAGGATGGTCGTCTCAAAATTATTACGAATGGGCTGAAACGACTGGGCAAAAGAATCTTTAGTGATGTCCCTTTTCTCCTCAACAATATGCATGCCAATTTTGGATACATGTTGATTCATAAATTCTTCCTCACTCAGACCACCAATCTTCGTGACAGCTGGGTTCATTTTGATAATACATCCACCTGTATCTAAGGAAATAATGCCGTACTCATTATTTTTATAAAGGGAACGATACCAGCTTTCATTTTCCTGAATGACCGTATCTTTTTGCGAGAGTCGTTTGTTAATAAACAATCCAAACAATGTAATGCCGATCAGTAAAAAAGTGGCTAAGACAATGATATAGGCCAAGGTCTCCGGTTCGATTTGCGTTTCCACCTCGGTTGTCGGCAGTTCCGTTACGTAGAAATGCGCTGCAACCATCCCAGTGTAATGCATACCCGCTATTGCAGCTCCCATAATGAGTGAACTGCCCAATTTGTATAAATACGCGTATTTCGACTGATCGCGGCGAAAGTAAAACAAGAGCCAAAGTGCCGCTGCCGAAGCAGTCGCTGCAATGATAATAGATAAAATGACGATCCACATATCGTATGTAATTTCGATAATCATCGCGGCCATTCCAACGTAGTGCATCCCAGATATTCCTGCGGCCATCAAAATTCCCGCGATACCTAACTGTCGTGCATTGAGGTTGCTTTTCGTGACGGTAAACAAGGCTATGCTTGAGACAAAAATGGCAAGAATGACAGATAGGATGACATACTCCATGTCATACATAACCTTAATAGGGAGGGTAAGTGCCAGCATTCCGACAAAATGCATGGACCATATTCCAAGCCCCATCGTTGTGGCACCAAAAATCAACCAGAGTAGCTGATGCTTCCCCTTACTTGTACTCACTCTGGCTGCCAGGTTGAGAGCAGAAAAAGAAGCTGCAACCGCGATTAAATAAGATAGTATTACAAGGAAATTGTCGTACGTCCCATGTATCTGGTGATCCAAGCTCCTTCACCGCTTTCCTTTTGTTAATCTGGATGGTTTCACTTAAACCATGCTGCCTGATTCACCATAACGATTTACCTGCAAGTAGGAATCGATTTCTTTCATGGGCAGCGGTTTACTGTAGAAGTACCCTTGGACTTCATTACACATTTGTTCCTTTAGAAAATCAACATGTTCTTGTGTTTCTACACCCTCTGCAATAACAGCAATTTTCATGTTGTGTGCCATATGGATGATCGTTTTAATAATCGCTTGATTCCGTGGATTCAAATTCCGGACAAAGGATTGGTCGATTTTGAGCCGATCGATCGGAAATTGACTTAGATAGCTCAAAGAACTGTAGCCCGTCCCGAAATCATCGATACTGATGCTAATCCCAAGACCTTTCAAGCGATTCAAAATCCGAATCGTATAGTCTACATTTAGCGCCATGCTTTCCGTGATTTCCAGCTCCAAGTATTGCGGAGATAAGCCTGTTTCTTCAAGGATCGAGGTAATCATCTCAATGAGATTGTTTTGCATAAATTGGCGTAAGGATATATTCACCGCAACCGCCAGCTGTGTAAAGCCTGCTTTCTGCCACACTCTTGTCTGTTGGCAAGCCGTTCGCATTACCCATTCCCCAAGCGGTACGATTAAGCCTGTTTCTTCTGCGATCGGGATAAATTGAATAGGTGGGATGAGACCAAGGTCTGGATGTTCCCAACGAATCAACGCCTCCATGCCAATAATCTGGCCCGTTTGCAATTGAATCTTCGGTTGGTAGTGCAGCGTAAATTGTTTCTCATCCAAAGCTTTTCGCAGCTCTCTTTCAAGCTGTAGCTTTTTGGCTAAAACCTGATGCAGCTCCTCCGAGAAAAATTGATAATTATTTTTCCCTTGCTCTTTTGCCAAATACATGGCAGCGTCTGCATGCTTCAACAGCGCTTCAATATCGTCTCCATCCTCCGGAAACATGCTGATGCCGATACTTGGTGTTATAAAGATTTCGATATGGTCCAACGTAATCGATTCGGACATGCTCGTGATGATTCGTTGTGCAATTTCACCAACCTCTTTGTGTGTGACACCTGTGAGAAAGATGGCGAACTCATCTCCGCCTAGTCGAGAAACAGAATCTTCTTTTCGCAAACAACCGATGAGACGATTTGCTACTGCTTGTAAAAGGACATCCCCTATGGAGTGACCCAGCGTATCATTTATGTTTTTGAATCGATCCAAATCGATGAACATGACGCCGATTTTCTCATCTTTTTGCTTTGCTTTGAGCATGGCCTCTGCCAGTTTTTCATGAAAAAGCGTTCGATTAGGCAGGTTGGTTAAGGAATCGTAATGGGCCATGTAGCGAATCGTTTCTTCGGCCTTTTTTCTCTCGGTGATGTCAATCATGGAGCCTACCATTTCCACGATTTCTCCGTTTTCCTCAATAGGTGACAACGTAATGTAATAATCATTTCCGGATAGTTTCAGTTCGAAGGTAACGGGCTCGCCAGCAAAAGCTCTGCGAAAATAGCTTTCCATTTGCTCCGCTACCTCATAAGGAAAGATTTCATACGACGTTTTTCTCAACATCCTCTCAGACGTTAGCCCGAGCTCTTCCGCAATCTTCCCTTCACACAAGGTATAGGTGATGTTCCCTTTTGGATCTGTCACGATCTTGAACACACAGTTTTGCAAGTTTTGAACCGTCCGGCGAAAATCGTTCTGCAATGCTTCTGCCAAAGCTGCTTCTGCTTCAATGCGGTCGGTAATATCCGTACGAATCGAAACATATTGATACGGAACTCCCCGGTCGTCTAGAAATGGAACGATGGTCGTATTCATCCAGTATTCATTACCATTTTTGGCGCGATTCTTCACTTCGCCCTTCCAGACACGTCCTTGCTTGATCGTTTCCCACATCAATTTAAAAAACGACTTGGAATGATAGCGAGAGTTAATGACCCGATGTGTATTTCCAACCAATTCATCCACTTCGTATCTGGAGATTTCACAAAACTTGTCATTTACATAAGTAATGACGCCTTTGTCGTCTGTAATCGCTACAATCGAAGATTCATCCAGTGCATTTTTGATATCGTGCAAGTCCTTCATTGTCTTTGAAAGAGACTCTTCCATCTGCTTTCGTTTCGTGATGTCCGTCCCGATTGCCACGTACTGATAAAGGAATCCACTGTTGTTCATGAACGGTACTAACGTCATGCTAAGCCAATATTCCGTACCGTCCTTCGCCCGATTTTTCATCTCGCCCTTCCATACTTTTCCTCGGCTGATGGTATCCCATAGCGATTTAAAATAGTCTCGCGGATGGAAACCGGAATCGACGATGTTATGGTTCTCTCCGATTAATTCCTCTCTACTAAACTTGGATACTTGACAGAAGTTGTGATTGACGTAGGTGATGATTCCTTTTTCATCTGTTATCGAAATAACTGATGACTCTTCCAATGCAGATAATGCATACTTTACATCTCTGATTTGATTAAACACATGGCACCCCCGCCTGTTCTCGCATTACAATTGAAACTTACGAATGGAATGCTGCAGCTCTTCTGCCATTTCGGCGAGTGTACTGGAAGCGGTTGTAATCTGTTCCATAGAAGCTGTTTGTTCTTGTACAGAAGCAACTACGCTTTGCGTGTTTTCCGCTGCCATTCTTGAAACATGCGCAATTCCCTCTATAAATTCCACTACGGAAACAGTTCCGTTATTGGCTTCATTGATTTGTCCTGACATTTCTTGTGTTCTTTTCGAGACTTCGTCTACTACCCCCAAAATTTTATAGAAGGCAACCCCAGCTTGTTCGATCATGATGACTCCTTCTTTAACTGCTACGTCCCCTTGACTCATGACGTGAATCGCCTTTTCCGTATCTCTTTGAATATCCCCGATGATGGAAGCGATCTGCGAAGCTGCTTGCGCGGACTGTTCTGCTAATTTGCGAACTTCATCTGCTACAACTGCGAATCCTCTTCCCTGTTCTCCCGCTCTCGCCGCTTCAATCGCTGCGTTTAGCGCCAATAAATTCGTTTGACTCGCGATTTCCGTAATAATTGAAACGATTGAACCGACTTCTTTGGATTTTTCGCCGAGCATATTGACCACTTCGGTAGAAGAGCTCACTCTTTGATTAATCTCATTCATTTGTTCGATTGATTGGGCAACCACTTCATTGCCTTCGGTTGCTGTTTTGTTCGCTTCAATGGATGAGCTGATCGCATGATCCATGCTCATTGATACTTGCTGCATAACTTGCGAGATGCTCACGGCAATCTGTGTGGCATTCTCTGCATCATTTACTTGCTGCTCAGCACCTGCTGCAATACCTTGGATCGATTGGGATACGTTCTCTGCTGTCTGACGTGTTAATTCGGAGCTGGCTGTCAATTCCTCGGAGGAGGCGGCTACTTGTTGTGAATGGAAGGAGACTCGTTCTAATAAATCTTGCAGATTATGCTTCATTTGGGAAAAATGGCGGGCCAGATCACCGATTTCGTCGCGATTCTTGATTTGAATATCTGCTGAGGCCAAGTTCCCTGCGGCAATTTGTTCGGCTGCATTCGTGATCAGTAAAACGGGATGAGAAATGGCACGTCCAATCATGAAGGAGATACCTGCTCCTGTGAGAAGAGCAAGTAAGCTAAGCAAGACAACCAGGAGCTTCGTAGATTGAATACCGCTATCCAGCTCGGCAATATCTTGTTCCAATAGCTTCTGTTCGAGAGCAACAAATTCTTGGGCTTTTTGAATGAACAATTCGCCGACTGGCGTACATTCATCTCTGACCAAGCGCGTGTACTCTTCTACCTTGTTTTGTTGTTTTAAGACTACAACCCGATCAATAATTTCCTCGTGTTGGGCATGTAGCTCGTTCATCTCTGTTACGAGTTTTTGCCCTTCAGAAGTCATGCCCAAATTGAACATTTCTGCTGTAAGCTCTTTATAACGGTCATTTGCTTTTGAATACCCCGTCAGGTAGCTATCATCGCCTACAATGACATATCCGCGTGCATACTTTTGTCGTTCACTGACACTTGCAATAATGTCCTTGGACAACATCTCCTTGTTAACTCGGTCTTCAATCATCCTCCCATAACGGGAATCGATGGAAGAAATCTGAGAAAAACCAATCCCTGCTACTGCCACTAAAAGTAATAACACTGCCAAAAATCCTAAAAATAGCTTTTTCCTTACCGTCAACTTCATAATAGTTGTTTCCTCCATCGTAATTCTACGAATTATTCCTTCATTCTGTGAACTATGTAAGTTATTTTATAATCCCTTCCTCTTATGTAACGGCATTTTCTATAGGTCTTTTGACCTTTTTATCATACAACATCGTTCTGTAACATTTTTGGAATTCTTTTCGACAATGAAAAAGCCCCGACTGCCAAGGCGGACGAGGCTTACCTATCCATTTATGCTGCTACTTTTCCTTACATATCTTATCGTTTTGGCGCCCGAAAGCCTGCTTGCTGCGCTTCTTCCTCCGTCGCAAACCACATCTCCGCGTTTGTTTGCTCGTAGCTAGAGGAGCCTGGAACGTGGTAGATTTTCTCGCCTTTGCTGTTAATATTGCCCTTGATGGTCTTGCCTTCTGGTGGCGCGGTCTCTGCGGCTGTATTGTTATTGGACTGTTTTTTGGGCTTGGCTTTTTCCTT
This genomic stretch from Brevibacillus sp. DP1.3A harbors:
- a CDS encoding bifunctional diguanylate cyclase/phosphodiesterase, giving the protein MFNQIRDVKYALSALEESSVISITDEKGIITYVNHNFCQVSKFSREELIGENHNIVDSGFHPRDYFKSLWDTISRGKVWKGEMKNRAKDGTEYWLSMTLVPFMNNSGFLYQYVAIGTDITKRKQMEESLSKTMKDLHDIKNALDESSIVAITDDKGVITYVNDKFCEISRYEVDELVGNTHRVINSRYHSKSFFKLMWETIKQGRVWKGEVKNRAKNGNEYWMNTTIVPFLDDRGVPYQYVSIRTDITDRIEAEAALAEALQNDFRRTVQNLQNCVFKIVTDPKGNITYTLCEGKIAEELGLTSERMLRKTSYEIFPYEVAEQMESYFRRAFAGEPVTFELKLSGNDYYITLSPIEENGEIVEMVGSMIDITERKKAEETIRYMAHYDSLTNLPNRTLFHEKLAEAMLKAKQKDEKIGVMFIDLDRFKNINDTLGHSIGDVLLQAVANRLIGCLRKEDSVSRLGGDEFAIFLTGVTHKEVGEIAQRIITSMSESITLDHIEIFITPSIGISMFPEDGDDIEALLKHADAAMYLAKEQGKNNYQFFSEELHQVLAKKLQLERELRKALDEKQFTLHYQPKIQLQTGQIIGMEALIRWEHPDLGLIPPIQFIPIAEETGLIVPLGEWVMRTACQQTRVWQKAGFTQLAVAVNISLRQFMQNNLIEMITSILEETGLSPQYLELEITESMALNVDYTIRILNRLKGLGISISIDDFGTGYSSLSYLSQFPIDRLKIDQSFVRNLNPRNQAIIKTIIHMAHNMKIAVIAEGVETQEHVDFLKEQMCNEVQGYFYSKPLPMKEIDSYLQVNRYGESGSMV
- a CDS encoding methyl-accepting chemotaxis protein; its protein translation is MKLTVRKKLFLGFLAVLLLLVAVAGIGFSQISSIDSRYGRMIEDRVNKEMLSKDIIASVSERQKYARGYVIVGDDSYLTGYSKANDRYKELTAEMFNLGMTSEGQKLVTEMNELHAQHEEIIDRVVVLKQQNKVEEYTRLVRDECTPVGELFIQKAQEFVALEQKLLEQDIAELDSGIQSTKLLVVLLSLLALLTGAGISFMIGRAISHPVLLITNAAEQIAAGNLASADIQIKNRDEIGDLARHFSQMKHNLQDLLERVSFHSQQVAASSEELTASSELTRQTAENVSQSIQGIAAGAEQQVNDAENATQIAVSISQVMQQVSMSMDHAISSSIEANKTATEGNEVVAQSIEQMNEINQRVSSSTEVVNMLGEKSKEVGSIVSIITEIASQTNLLALNAAIEAARAGEQGRGFAVVADEVRKLAEQSAQAASQIASIIGDIQRDTEKAIHVMSQGDVAVKEGVIMIEQAGVAFYKILGVVDEVSKRTQEMSGQINEANNGTVSVVEFIEGIAHVSRMAAENTQSVVASVQEQTASMEQITTASSTLAEMAEELQHSIRKFQL